The following are encoded in a window of Pyrenophora tritici-repentis strain M4 chromosome 6, whole genome shotgun sequence genomic DNA:
- a CDS encoding mitochondrial-processing peptidase subunit beta: MASRRLALNLRQSMRSRAAINAVKTSRASPLTRGLATPVSYGAKTESTTLGNGFTIATEHSPWAQTSTVGVWIDAGSRAETDETNGTAHFLEHLAFKGTQKRTQQQLELEIENMGGHLNAYTSRENTVYYAKAFNNDVPAAVDILSDILQNSKLEAQAIERERDVILREQEEVDKQLEEVVFDHLHATAFQGQPLGRTILGPKENIQSIQRADLENYIKTNYTADRMVLVGAGGIPHEQLVELAEKYFANLPAEPQDYSAKSLAAEQKQKPDFIGSEVRLRDDTMGTANIAIAVEGVSWSDPDYFTALVTQAIVGNWDRAMGTSDYLGSKLSNFVSQNALANSFMSFSTSYSDTGLWGIYLTSSNLTQLDDLVHFTLREWTRLSMNVTSAEVERAKAQLKASLLLALDGTTAVAEDIGRQIVTTGRRLAPEEIERVVGRISEKDVMQFARNRLWDKDVAVSAVGQIEGLLDYNRIRNDMSRMLS, from the exons ATGGCTTCCCGCCGGCTCGCACTCAACCTGCGGCAATCGATGCGCTCCCGCGCCGCCATCAATGCCGTAAAGACATCGAGAGCCTCGCCCTTGACCCGCGGCCTGGCCACGCCCGTCTCCTACGGCGCAAAGACTGAGTCGACGACACTTGGCAATGGCTTCACG ATTGCTACCGAACACTCTCCATGGGCCCAGACATCGACCGTTGGTGTGTGGATTGATGCTGGTAGCCGCGCCGAGACAGACGAGACCAACGGAACTGCACACTTCCTCGAGCACCTTGCTTTCAAG GGTACCCAGAAGCGCACACAGCAGCAATTGGAACTCGAGATAGAAAACATGGGCGGCCATCTCAACGCCTACACTTCG CGCGAAAACACCGTCTACTACGCCAAGGCCTTCAACAATGACGTCCCGGCTGCCGTCGACATTCTCTCCGATATCCTCCAAAACTCCAAGCTCGAGGCCCAGGCTATTGAGCGCGAGCGTGATGTCATTCTCCGCGAGCAGGAAGAAGTCGACAAGCAGCTTGAAGAGGTTGTTTTCGATCACCTACACGCCACTGCTTTCCAGGGCCAGCCCCTCGGCCGCACCATTCTCGGACCCAAGGAGAACATTCAGAGCATCCAGCGCGCCGACCTCGAAAACTACATCAAGACCAACTACACTGCCGACCGCATGGTTCTCGTTGGTGCTGGTGGCATTCCTCACGAGCAATTGGTCGAGCTTGCCGAAAAGTACTTTGCCAACCTACCCGCCGAGCCCCAGGACTACTCTGCCAAGTCTCTCGCGGCTgagcagaagcagaagcCCGACTTTATTGGATCAGAAGTCCGCCTCCGTGACGACACCATGGGTACCGCCAACATTGCCATTGCTGTCGAGGGTGTGAGCTGGAGCGACCCCGACTACTTCACTGCTCTCGTCACACAAGCTATTGTCGGTAACTGGGACCGTGCCATGGGCACCTCAGACTACCTTGGCAGCAAGCTCAGCAACTTTGTCTCGCAGAATGCTCTGGCCAACAGCTTCATGAGCTTCTCCACCAGCTACTCGGACACTGG TCTCTGGGGCATCTACCTAACCAGCTCCAACCTCACCCAACTCGACGACCTCGTCCACTTCACCCTTCGCGAATGGACCCGCCTCTCGATGAACGTGACGTCCGCCGAAGTGGAGCGCGCCAAAGCCCAACTCAAAGCCTCGCTCCTCCTCGCCCTCGACGGCACCACGGCCGTCGCAGAGGACATTGGTCGCCAAATCGTCACCACCGGTCGCCGGTTAGCACCAGAGGAGATTGAGCGCGTCGTTGGTCGCATCTCGGAGAAGGATGTGATGCAATTTGCTCGCAACAGGCTTTGGGATAAGGATGTGGCGGTCTCGGCCGTCGGTCAGATTGAGGGGCTGCTGGATTATAATCGGATTAGGAATGATATGAGTAGGATGTTGTCGTAG
- a CDS encoding CybS multi-domain protein, whose product MASSLRPGLFRQVCAKPQSSQRMLSTSTTSTINRPLAQQLRPAFQRSVIQQSTRIAAFHATQRNAILPPLPQKIVGTANDPTPVPDPDYTHGSYHWSFERIVSAGLIPLTVAPFAAGSLNPVTDSILCALLVVHSHIGFESCIIDYFPKKRVPKTRAAANWALRAGTVALGLALYSFETNDVGITEAVVRLWHA is encoded by the exons ATGGCTTCCTCTCTACGTCCCGGGCTCTTCAGGCAAGTCTGCGCAAAGCCTCAATCATCGCAGCGCATGCTATcaacctccaccacctccaccaTCAATCGCCCGCTCGCCCAACAGCTACGACCAGCATTCCAGCGCTCAGTCATCCAGCAATCCACACGCATTGCCGCCTTCCACGCTACCCAGCGCAACGCCATCTTGCCCCCACTACCCCAGAAGATTGTCGGTACCGCAAACGACCCCACGCCCGTACCCGACCCAGACTACACGCACGGAAGTTACCACTGGAGCTTTGAGAG AATCGTCTCTGCTGGTCTCATTCCCCTAACCGTTGCGCCCTTCGCCGCTGGCTCGCTGAACCCTGTAACCGACTCCATCCTCTGCGCTCTTCTGGTAGTCCACTCGCACATTGGTTTTGA ATCATGCATCATCGATTACTTCCCCAAGAAGCGCGTCCCCAAGACTCGCGCGGCCGCCAATTGGGCTCTTCGCGCTGGAACCGTCGCCCTCGGTCTTGCGCTCTACTCGTTCGAGACGAACGATGTTGGTATTACCGAGGCTGTTGTTAGGCTGTGGCATGCATAA
- a CDS encoding 14-3-3 multi-domain protein, with the protein MGYEDSVYLAKLAEQAERYEEMVENMKAVASADQELSVEERNLLSVAYKNVIGARRASWRIVTSIEQKEESKGNETQVTLIKEYRQKIEAELAKICEDILECLDGHLIPSAESGESKVFYHKMKGDYHRYLAEFAVGDKRKTSADKSLEAYKAATDVAASNLAPTHPIRLGLALNFSVFYYEILNSPDQACQLAKQAFDDAIAELDTLSEESYKDSTLIMQLLRDNLTLWTSSEAEPSGDAPAAEPATDAPKAESSEAPADAKA; encoded by the exons ATGGGTTACGAAGACTCCGTTTACCTGGCCAAGCTGGCCGAACAGGCCGAGCGTTATGAGG AGATGGTTGAGAACATGAAGGCTGTCGCCTCCGCAGACCAGGAGCTTTCCGTCGAAGAGCGAAATCTTCTTTCCGTTGCTTATAAGAACGTCATCGGTGCTCGCCGCGCGTCCTGGAGAATCGTCACCTCAATCGAACAGAAAGAGGAGTCCAAGGGCAACGAGACCCAGGTCACCCTTATCAAGGAGTACCGCCAGAAGATCGAGGCCGAATTGGCCAAGATCTGCGAGGACATCCTCGAGTGCCTCGATGGCCACCTGATCCCCTCTGCTGAGAGCGGCGAGTCCAAGGTTTTCTACCACAAGAT GAAGGGCGACTACCACCGTTACCTTGCCGAGTTTGCCGTTGGTGACAAGCGCAAGACGTCTGCCGACAAGTCCCTTGAGGCTTACAAGGCTGCCACTGATGTTGCTGCCTCCAACCTTGCTCCTACCCACCCCATCCGCCTCGGACTTGCCCTGAACTTCTCCGTTTTCTACTACGAGATCCTCAACTCGCCCGACCAGGCTTGCCAGCTCGCCAAGCAGGCGTTCGATGACGCCATTGCTG AGCTTGACACTCTCTCCGAGGAGAGCTACAAGGACTCTACACTCATCATGCAACTCCTCCGGGACAACCTT ACCCTCTGGACATCGTCCGAGGCTGAGCCTTCCGGTGACGCGCCCGCCGCCGAGCCCGCTACCGACGCGCCCAAGGCTGAGAGCAGCGAGGCTCCCGCTGACGCCAAGGCATAA
- a CDS encoding ATPase inhibitor gives MLRTSIIKSARSIAAPRYFSASALRMSAGATGSGSSRPTGSAGGDAFTKREAASEELYIRQEEKAKLLAIKEKLKQQRQHMEDLDKHIDDVIRESEASGQGEQK, from the exons ATGCTCCGCACATCCATCATCAAGAGCGCGCGCTCAATTGCCGCTCCCCGTTACTTCTCCGCTTCTGCTCTCCGCATGTCTGCGGGCGCCACTGGTTCTGGTTCATCAAGGCCTACAGGATCCGCCGGCGG TGATGCCTTCACCAAGCGCGAGGCAGCTAGCGAGGAGCTCTACATCCGTCAAGAAGAGAAGGCCAA GCTTCTGGCCATCAAGGAAAAGCTAAAGCAGCAGAGGCAGCACATGGAGGACCTCGACAAGCACAT CGACGACGTTATTAGGGAATCTGAGGCCTCTGGCCAGGGCGAGCAGAAGTAA